In Gemmatimonadales bacterium, one DNA window encodes the following:
- the pgl gene encoding 6-phosphogluconolactonase yields the protein MTELIVASRPENLVIAAAEWLEGEVASAIAERGSCALGLAGGRTPEPVYRALASESSIDWSRVDVFFSDERAVPPNHPESNYRMVHLALLSQVPIPAGQVHRMEAERPDREDAARQYERALPVQLDVLLLGMGADGHTASLFPGSPALDEWSRLVLPVIGTKPPLERLTITPPVIEAARQVAVLAAGEDKAPMVARAIDGPLAPSAIPAQLARRGFWFLDQAAAARLTARRVAR from the coding sequence ATGACGGAGCTGATCGTCGCATCACGGCCAGAGAATCTGGTGATCGCGGCAGCGGAGTGGCTGGAGGGCGAGGTGGCCAGCGCGATCGCCGAGCGGGGGTCCTGCGCGTTGGGCTTGGCCGGGGGCCGGACGCCCGAGCCGGTCTACCGGGCGCTCGCGTCGGAGTCCAGCATCGATTGGAGCCGGGTAGACGTGTTTTTCAGCGACGAGCGCGCGGTCCCCCCGAACCATCCCGAGAGCAACTATCGCATGGTCCACCTGGCCCTGCTTTCCCAGGTGCCGATTCCCGCCGGCCAGGTCCACCGCATGGAGGCCGAGCGGCCCGACCGGGAGGACGCAGCTCGGCAGTACGAGCGCGCGCTTCCGGTTCAGCTCGATGTCCTGCTTCTCGGCATGGGAGCCGACGGACACACCGCGTCGTTGTTCCCCGGCTCACCCGCCCTGGATGAATGGTCCCGGCTGGTGCTGCCCGTGATCGGCACCAAGCCGCCGCTCGAGCGCCTCACCATCACCCCTCCGGTGATCGAGGCCGCGCGCCAGGTGGCCGTACTCGCGGCCGGCGAGGACAAGGCGCCGATGGTGGCACGCGCCATCGATGGCCCGCTGGCGCCGAGCGCCATCCCGGCGCAGTTGGCACGGCGGGGATTCTGGTTTCTCGACCAGGCTGCCGCGGCGCGGCTCACGGCCAGGAGGGTGGCCAGGTGA
- a CDS encoding glucokinase: MIVLAADVGGTNARLALVDLDGRTARITREHRYPSRDYPGLAPIVRHFSEQAPGRPARACLAIACTLVGDDCTAPNLPWTINARRLAADIGIPRTTIINDFAAVGYGIELLGPADLATLQEGTTEPQGPIALIGAGTGLGEGLLVWERDHYRVLPSEGGHADFASRGRLQAGLLQSLEGQFKRVSWERLLSGGGIVNIYRYLLASGVAPEQAAVRTEMEQEDPAAVVVRHGLGGTDRLSQQALDLFCDVFGAQAGNLALTVVATGGVYLGGGIAPRLVERLKSGPFLTAFRDKGRLSGLLSRIPVHVILNPNVGLLGAAAVAARMD, encoded by the coding sequence GTGATCGTGCTGGCCGCCGACGTAGGCGGCACCAACGCGCGGCTCGCCCTGGTGGACCTGGACGGACGAACCGCCCGGATCACGCGGGAGCACCGGTATCCCAGCAGGGATTACCCGGGACTCGCCCCGATCGTCCGCCACTTCAGCGAGCAGGCGCCAGGCCGCCCCGCCCGGGCTTGCCTGGCCATCGCCTGTACCCTGGTGGGCGACGACTGCACCGCGCCCAATCTTCCCTGGACCATCAACGCCCGGCGCCTGGCCGCCGACATCGGCATCCCGCGCACGACGATCATCAACGATTTCGCCGCGGTGGGCTACGGCATCGAGCTGCTGGGCCCGGCCGATCTGGCGACGCTGCAGGAGGGAACCACGGAGCCGCAGGGCCCGATCGCGCTGATCGGCGCCGGCACCGGCCTTGGCGAGGGACTTCTGGTCTGGGAGAGAGATCATTACCGGGTTCTCCCGTCCGAGGGCGGGCACGCCGACTTTGCCTCGCGCGGGAGGCTGCAGGCCGGCCTGCTCCAGTCCCTCGAGGGGCAGTTCAAGCGGGTCTCCTGGGAGCGATTGCTCTCCGGCGGGGGAATCGTCAACATCTACCGGTATCTGCTCGCCTCCGGGGTGGCGCCGGAGCAGGCCGCAGTCCGGACCGAGATGGAGCAGGAAGACCCCGCCGCGGTCGTGGTCCGCCACGGCCTCGGCGGGACCGACCGCCTGTCCCAACAGGCGCTGGATCTCTTCTGTGACGTGTTCGGCGCGCAGGCCGGAAACCTGGCGCTCACCGTGGTAGCGACCGGCGGAGTGTACCTCGGCGGCGGCATCGCTCCGCGCCTCGTCGAGCGGCTCAAGAGCGGTCCCTTCCTGACTGCCTTTCGAGACAAGGGCCGGCTGTCCGGACTGCTGTCCCGCATCCCGGTGCACGTGATCCTGAACCCGAACGTGGGCCTGCTGGGCGCGGCTGCCGTCGCGGCCAGGATGGACTAG
- the rpiB gene encoding ribose 5-phosphate isomerase B, whose amino-acid sequence MRVGIAADHAGYGLKQELIPSLRALGNEVEDLGTHSAEPVDYPDVAERVGRAVLSGAVERGILICGSGVGASVAANKLPGIRAGLCHDTYSAHQGVEHDDMNLLVLGARVIGIELARELVRTFLQASFTHEERHERRLGKIRALEDEVRRS is encoded by the coding sequence ATGAGGGTCGGCATTGCCGCCGATCACGCGGGCTACGGGCTCAAGCAAGAGCTCATCCCCTCGCTCCGCGCCCTGGGCAACGAGGTGGAGGATCTCGGCACCCACAGCGCGGAGCCCGTAGACTATCCTGATGTGGCCGAACGGGTGGGGCGGGCGGTGCTCTCCGGCGCGGTCGAGCGGGGGATCCTCATCTGCGGGAGCGGAGTGGGAGCCTCGGTGGCGGCGAACAAGCTGCCCGGCATCCGGGCCGGCCTGTGCCATGATACCTACTCGGCCCATCAGGGGGTCGAGCACGACGACATGAACCTGCTGGTGCTCGGCGCCCGGGTGATCGGCATCGAGTTGGCACGGGAGCTGGTGCGGACCTTCCTGCAGGCCAGCTTCACCCATGAGGAGCGCCACGAGCGGCGGCTCGGCAAGATCAGGGCGCTGGAGGACGAGGTGCGTCGGTCGTGA